The Niallia circulans nucleotide sequence TCAACAGAGCACATGAAATTGGCAGTATTGAAGTTGGGAAAAAGGCGGATGTCATTTTATTTGATGCACGTAATTATCAAACCCTGCAATACAATTATGCTGTTAATTTAGTAGATACTGTGGTTAAGAATGGCAAAGTGGTTGTTAAAGGTGGTGCAAGTATTGCAAAAAGGGAAGATTTCCATCAATTTAGCTCGACTGAAAGCAGACATTGAAGAACTTGGGCAATTCGGTAAAAACGCCAAAGGTGGTCTTGATCGGACCACCTTTACTTCAAGTGAATTAGCAGCTAGGAAATGGCTGAAAAGTCGTCTTGACCAATTGGACTTGGTTGTAAGAGTGGACGAAGCAGCAAATATTTGGGGGAAACGAACTGGGTCAAGGGATCTTCCGAGTATTGTGTTTGGCTCACATATCGATACAGTTCCAAACGGAGGGAAATATGATGGAGCACTTGGAGTATTAATGGCTATTGAAGTATTGAGAATATTGGCAGACAACGGCGTAGTGACAAGGCATCCACTCGAGTTCGTTTCATTTAGTGCAGAAGAACCTAATCCTTTTGGCTTGTCAACATTTGGCAGCAGGGCGGTCAGCGGCAAATTGACGAGAGCTAATATTATCGATGTCGCAGATGCAGCAGGCACAAAGCTCACAGATGCATTACGATCTGCGGGGGGCAATCCAGAGCAATTTGCGAACTGCAAAAGACAACCGAAAGAACTGAGTGCCTATTTAGAGGTGCATATTGAACAAGGCAAAAGGCTTGTCAACCATGCCATACCTATCGGGATTGTAACGGCTATAACAGGTATCTATCGTGAACAAATAACAGTTATCGGTGAAGCCAATCACGCCGGAACTACGTTAATGGAAGATAGAAGGGATGCCTTAACTGCAGCATCAGAGCTTGTATTAGCGTTAGAAGCTGCCTGTTTAAGGCACCCTTCAAATGAAGCAGTTGGCACGATTGGTAAGCTAATTGTTAGTCCAAATGCACCAAATATTATCCCGGATAAAGTAATAATGTCATTAGAAATAAGAGGGAAAACATCGCTTGAAATAAAGGAGGTATTAACAGCTTTTACGCGCGAATGCTTGGCTTGTAAGGAGAAACGAGCTGTGCAAATAGAAAGAAAGATGGTGTTGGAGCAAGCACCAGCAGAGATGGATGAAGTTGTTATGGAAGCAATAAAAACTAGTGCCGAGCTTCTACATTTTCCTTATTTAGTACTTGGCAGCATGGCAGGACATGATGCGGCACATATGGCTGCAATAACAAGAAGCGGCATGATATTTGTTCCAAGTGTTGGAGGAAAAAGCCACTGTCCAGAGGAAGAAAGCCGGTTAAAGGACATAGAAAAGGCGGCAAATGTGCTGCTGCATTCGATTCTTTTATTAGACGAAAAACTAGATGTGTAAAGGAGCGTAATAGATGAGGATGATATATGCAGCAGATTCTATTTATATAAATAATCAATTTCTAAAGAATCAGGCTATTTATGTTTTAGATGGTGTTATAAAAGAAATTGGACCAAAGAAACAGTTAATTGAAAAACATAAAGGAACACCTGTGGTGGAGTGGAAGGACAAGGCGATTATGCCTGGAACAGTTAATGCTCATAATCACTCGTTTCAAAGCTTACTGAGAGGAATTGCTGTGGATCGTCCATTTTTAGAATGGAGAGATCAAGCATTATACCGTTATACACCATTATTGGATGAGGAAGCAATTTATACGGGAGCGCTATTTGCGTTTGGCGAGATGCTGAAATACGGTGTAACAACTGTCAGTGATTTTTTTTATGTCCATAATGGCGGAATTGCCACAGATGAAGCGGTGATTCAAGCAGCAAAGGATATTGGAATCCGTCTTGTTTTCGCAAGAACGATGTATGATTGGAACGGCGCTCCAATCAGTTATCAAGAAAGTGTCACAGAGGCTGTTAACAGAACAAGACAGCTTGCAATCAAGTATCAAGGCGACTCTATGGTGTCCATTCATCCTGCACCACATAGTCCTCACGCCGCATCACCGGAAATGATTAAGGCAGGACACCGTCTTGCGAAGGAATTAAATACACCGTTTCATATTCATGTTGCAGAGGAAATGTTTGAAGTCGATGAAACCCTTGAAAAGTTTGGCTTACGCCCAGTACATTATCTTGATTCTCTTGGTGTTGTCGATGATAGTATGATTGCTATCCATCTTGTTTGGTTGGATAACAGTGAAATCAAGTTATTAGGACAAAGAAAAACAGCACTTGCTTATTGCCCTTCAAGTAATATGTTTTTATCTGACGGAGTGACAAGAATACCTGATTTACTTAACGCAGGTGTCCGTATTTCGCTTGGATCAGATGGAGCCTGCAGCAATAATCGCATCAGTATTTTTGAAGAAATGAGAATGTGCTCTCTTCTGCAAAAGGTCACGCGCCTTGATGGTACCTGTATTAATGCCAAGCAAGTGTACAACATGGGAACTAAAGCAGGAGCGGAAATGCTGCAGCTGTCAACAGGTGAGATAAAAGCAGGAATGAAGGCAGACTTCGTAGTCTTGGATTTAAATGATTTATCACTGTCCCCAAAAACAGAATTATTTGCCAACGTAGTTTATTCCCTCCAGTCCAATGCCATAACGGATGTAACCGTAGATGGCAAACAGATTGTAAAGGACCGCAGCATAAAGACTATTTCAGAGCAGCATATAGTCAATCGAGTGGATAATTTAATGGAAAAGTGGAAAAACAGTCTAAATTAATACTACTGAATAAGACTGTATTATATAGAAGTTGTGACATAAGTATGTAAACCTAATCAAAATCGAACTATTTATACGTTTTCCAATTAATAGTTCGATTTTCATGTTTTGAGTTTTCTTTATTCGACATGGTACTAATTATATAGCTTAATAGATTCTTTTGTTATATCCAAACATCATTTTCTGCTGTTTGGGAGGTTCTTTCCTCGCCAGTATTAACTACACCTTTAGGTTCAACAAGCATAATTTTGCATTCCGAAGCAGCAAATGGCTTATGTTCAACATTCTTCGGAATAACAAACATTTCTCCTGCCTTTAATGGAACTTTACCATCCCTGAATTCGATGATTAATATGCCTTCCATTACAATAAACACTTCATCTGTTTCTTCATGCTTATGCCAAACAAACTCACCAAGCACCTTAACTAATTTAAATTGATAGTCATTCATTTCGGCAATGACTTTTGGTGACCATTGATCCGTAAATTTTGCAAATTTATCTTGAAAGTTTATTGAAGAATAGCTCATTATAGTAACCTCCTTAGCTAACTGATTAATGTAAATATTAGCATATTTTTACTTATTATTGTTAAATACATAAAGTCTATGCTGTTCAGTTCCGACACTTCCAAATTATGCTAGAATTAACTTATCAATTATTAGGAGGAGGAAGCAAAATGACAGATAAACGAGAGCAATATGATAGTCGTCTTGAAAAAATTGATGAACAAATATGTGGATTAATTAACAAACGAAAAAGTATAGCAAGTAAATCTAGTTTTCCATCCCCTCAGCTTATAGCTTCATGGTCTACAAAATACGATTTATATGAGGACTTCTTAGACGGGTTATTTCATCATTTATTGCATGAAGACCTATTTAAGCCATATCCAGACCCAAAAGGATTTCGTAAAAATATCCCGATATTAAAGTCATGTGAAAGAGATAATCTATTTTTCACTGTAACATTTGTACGGCAATATGAAAATGCTAGTATCGTAAATTTGACAATGGATAAAGAACCACAAGAAAATGGAGAATATCTACATGAATTTACTTTTTTAGAGCTGTCTATCGAAAATAATGGGGTGGAGTATGACTGCAGAGACATAGGAGGAGGAGGTTCTGATGGCCATATGTCACATACTTACACAGTTTCACCGCCATTACCAGACGATATGTCTGCGGTTAAGTTCCTATTCAAGGAATATAAAGAACCACTTCAAAGAGTACCAACAGGCATTGAATTTGTTATTGCAGTAGCAGAATGAGTAATAAACAAAAGTGCTTGTTTTTAAGGGAGAAGAACGAATGAAAAAACTTTATTTAATTGACGGCTTTGGTGGATCACCTGAGATAAATTGGCTGGCCGATATTGAAAAACACTTTGTAAATTATTTTGATATAAAAATAGTAGAATACACGGACGCCACAGTGGCAGATGTGAAGCAGTGGGACAGTGATCTAGATAATGGTATAAATACTCCTGAAAACGCCTATTTTATTTGTCATAGTCTAGGTTGTATCACACTTTTAAGGTATTTATTGCGACATAATATTAACATAGCTGGAGCAGTGTTGGTCTCAGGATTTGCGGAGAAAATCGCTGACTTTCCTCCATTCGATTCTTATTTTCATGATATAGAATTAAACAAAGTTAAAAGCTTATTGGGCTCGTCCTATATGATCGCCTCGAGAACAGATGAAATTGTTAGTTGGGAAACCACGAGTAGGTTGGCTGAAGAACTTGAAATACCACTTGTTTTACTGCCTAATGGTGGTCATTTCACTTCAAGTGAAGGCATTATCGAGATGCCATCTGTGAAAAGTATTGTAAGTGTAAATTGGCTTTAATCATTAGGTAGGAACAACTCTAGTTATCTTTTCCTACGGGGGGTGAAGTTAGTCTGTATACGTATTGATTAGAATTTGGTTGTACAATCAATTGCTTTCTTCAGGTTGAATGATTGTTGTTACAATGCAATATAATCGTAGAAGGTCTTTAGATAAGTACACTGTTTCTTACAGGGGGGGAAATAATGGAGAAAGTAATTGCGGGAATTAACCATTGGATACAGGTTTTACCAAAGGAGTTCACTTCTATGGCAGTAACAGAAGTATCTTACAGGCATGCACCAAACAAATGGTCGAAAAAAGAGATATTAGGACATCTGTGTGACTCTGCAATAAATAATCTCGGCAGATTTATAAAGGTTCAATATGAAGAACAGCCATTTGTGGTGCAGCCTTATAATCAGGTGCAATGGGTGATACTCCAGAATTATCAAGAAAGACCTCTACAGGATATAATCACTCTTTTTCAAACGTTAAATAAGCAAATTGTAAATGTATTGCAAAACATTCCACCTGAAAAATTAACTTACCTCTGTGATATCGGAAATAATGAAAAAAAGACATTAGAATGGCTGATACAGGATTATCTCGAGCATATGGAGCATCATATTTACAATCAAATTTTAGTTAAATAAGAATCACTTATAAAGAAAAACAAGAAACTAACTAACGATTAACAAATCAGTTGCCAGGTTTGGTAGCTGATTTATTATTAAAAAATTAATATTAAAAGAGTAAAGTAAGCGTTTTAATATAATGGATACTGCTTGAGGGGAGAGAAGTTTGTGGAATTAGGAAGTCTGATTGCTACTGGTAATACCGCTGATATATTTATGTGCAATAATAAAATAGTGAAGCTGTTTAAAGAATATTTACCACCAAATGAAGCCTTGTATGAAGCTACAAAACAAAAGTTTGCTTATTCGTGTGGCCTTAATGTCCCGAAGGTGTTTGAAGTTACCAAAATAAATGGAACACAGGCTATTATTATGGAACACATAAACGGCGAAACGCTTGGTCAGCTTATTCAGGACAATCTCGAGTCTGTCGAGCATTATATAAGCATCCTCGTTAATATGCAGAACGAGATACATACAGTTGAAATAAATTCCGATGAAATAGAATCAATGGCAGAAAAATTGAACCGCCAAATTAATTCAGCCCGTACTTTAGGCGAAGAACAAAAGATTAAACTTTTAAGTAGATTAAGATCCCTACAATATGACTCTAAACTATGTCATGGTGACTTCCATCCATATAATTTACTTGTATAAGTAATGAGACGATAAGTATAATTGACTGGGTAGATGCGAGTGCTGGTGATCCGAGAGCAGACGTTTGTCGCAGCTATTTATTATTTTCATCCTATTCCCATGAATTAGCAGAATTATATCTTCGCTCCTACTGTGATAGG carries:
- a CDS encoding Zn-dependent hydrolase; protein product: MQKGKISINLARLKADIEELGQFGKNAKGGLDRTTFTSSELAARKWLKSRLDQLDLVVRVDEAANIWGKRTGSRDLPSIVFGSHIDTVPNGGKYDGALGVLMAIEVLRILADNGVVTRHPLEFVSFSAEEPNPFGLSTFGSRAVSGKLTRANIIDVADAAGTKLTDALRSAGGNPEQFANCKRQPKELSAYLEVHIEQGKRLVNHAIPIGIVTAITGIYREQITVIGEANHAGTTLMEDRRDALTAASELVLALEAACLRHPSNEAVGTIGKLIVSPNAPNIIPDKVIMSLEIRGKTSLEIKEVLTAFTRECLACKEKRAVQIERKMVLEQAPAEMDEVVMEAIKTSAELLHFPYLVLGSMAGHDAAHMAAITRSGMIFVPSVGGKSHCPEEESRLKDIEKAANVLLHSILLLDEKLDV
- a CDS encoding amidohydrolase family protein; translation: MRMIYAADSIYINNQFLKNQAIYVLDGVIKEIGPKKQLIEKHKGTPVVEWKDKAIMPGTVNAHNHSFQSLLRGIAVDRPFLEWRDQALYRYTPLLDEEAIYTGALFAFGEMLKYGVTTVSDFFYVHNGGIATDEAVIQAAKDIGIRLVFARTMYDWNGAPISYQESVTEAVNRTRQLAIKYQGDSMVSIHPAPHSPHAASPEMIKAGHRLAKELNTPFHIHVAEEMFEVDETLEKFGLRPVHYLDSLGVVDDSMIAIHLVWLDNSEIKLLGQRKTALAYCPSSNMFLSDGVTRIPDLLNAGVRISLGSDGACSNNRISIFEEMRMCSLLQKVTRLDGTCINAKQVYNMGTKAGAEMLQLSTGEIKAGMKADFVVLDLNDLSLSPKTELFANVVYSLQSNAITDVTVDGKQIVKDRSIKTISEQHIVNRVDNLMEKWKNSLN
- a CDS encoding RBBP9/YdeN family alpha/beta hydrolase, which produces MKKLYLIDGFGGSPEINWLADIEKHFVNYFDIKIVEYTDATVADVKQWDSDLDNGINTPENAYFICHSLGCITLLRYLLRHNINIAGAVLVSGFAEKIADFPPFDSYFHDIELNKVKSLLGSSYMIASRTDEIVSWETTSRLAEELEIPLVLLPNGGHFTSSEGIIEMPSVKSIVSVNWL
- a CDS encoding cupin domain-containing protein gives rise to the protein MSYSSINFQDKFAKFTDQWSPKVIAEMNDYQFKLVKVLGEFVWHKHEETDEVFIVMEGILIIEFRDGKVPLKAGEMFVIPKNVEHKPFAASECKIMLVEPKGVVNTGEERTSQTAENDVWI
- a CDS encoding DinB family protein; this encodes MEKVIAGINHWIQVLPKEFTSMAVTEVSYRHAPNKWSKKEILGHLCDSAINNLGRFIKVQYEEQPFVVQPYNQVQWVILQNYQERPLQDIITLFQTLNKQIVNVLQNIPPEKLTYLCDIGNNEKKTLEWLIQDYLEHMEHHIYNQILVK